CTCCGGTTACGATCTTTGGTATCTCCTAACTTAGAGTTCGAATTAAAATCAAGGTCGCCAAATACGCCCTCTAATTTTGCCTTATTATCATCTTCAATTTTCTCGAATATCTTATTCAAGAATTCGCCAAGGTTCGTGTGGTTCTTATTTTCCACAATGAAATCAAAGGTGCAATCTTCGGATAAAATAAAAGGCTCACGGCTCATCTTACGTGTTATCAGCTCTTCATCATTACCATATTGCTTTTTAAACTCTTCGTATTTATCCTTGTGCTTATCGCTTAAGTATTTAAAGAAGAGGAAAGCAAGGATGTAATTTTTATAATCCTGCGAGTCAATTGCTCCTCTAAAGCTATCACAGGCAGCCCATAGAGTTGAGTTGATTTCTGTTTGCGTTAATTTAATTTTATTTACAATAGGAACTTTCCCTATAGAAAGTGATTCTTCTTGTGTTGGCTTCGTTGTTTTTTTCATGACAATTTATTTTTATTCCCCTTTAACTTTTTAACTTCTTTATCAAAATCACTTATAAAATTCGCATCTTGAATGATACGGTATTTTTCATATTCTTTTTCTGCTAACTTCTCGGCTATTTTATGACGAATTTTGCCGGCATCTTTCAGCACTTTGTAGTCGTTAAAACTTAGAAAAGCATCTAATTTTTCAACCCAATCATTCATAGCCATAGGAACTTGTTTTTTCGTCTGGTTTTCGGCATAATCCAGGTACATAGAAACAACCCTGTTTAGTTCATCAATTTCCTGCTGGTTCAAGTAGTTTTTTGCTACAGCAACGTCCGATTTAAGAATTTTGCCATTTGGAGCGTTTTTCCATGTTGAAAGCCCCATATTTAACTTTAAGGAATTGGCCCGTGTTTTAACAATTTCAGCAGCGGTATTACCGGTTATTGCCCAATGCAGTTTGTTTTGAACAGTTTTGTAAAATGTTCGTGTAATTTCGGCTTGAGGATCATAGTCTATACTGCATTGTGAATATATATCTGTTATTTTTTGGTAGAACCTTCTTTCACTTGCACGTATTTCCCGTATCCGCTCAAGCAGTTCATCAAAATAATCCCTTCCGAAGTTTTTCCCTTGTTTCAAACGTTCGTCATCCATTACAAAACCCTTAATAATGAACTCGCGGAGCGTTTTAGTAGCCCATATTCTAAAACGGGTTGCTTCAACTGAATTCACTCTATAGCCCACAGCAATTATTGCATCAAGGGTATAAAAATTTGTATTGTAGTTTTTTCCATCAGAAGCAGTTATCCGGAATTTCCGGATAACTGAATCTTCCTCTAATTCATTGGATTTAAATATGTTTTGTAAATGTTCATTAATTGTTCTCACATCTACATTAAATAGTTCTGCCATTTTTTTTTGAGACAGCCAGAAGGTTTCATTCTCAAAAAAAACTTCAATGTGTCCATCACCTTCAGCGGTACTGTATAAAAGAATTTCAAATTTTTCCATTACTAATTTGTATCAAGGCATTATAGATTATTTTTTGTCTGAGATTAGTTATATCGTTTGAAATTTGTATTTCTTTCTGCCACAAGTTATGTATTTCAGTAATACGCTCTTGGTTTTCTTTTGATGGAATATCAACATTCATGTTCTCTAAAGTAGCTTTGTTGATATTTGTAATCATAGTCCCTTCCTTGCCTGTGTGCAAATACCCCTGAGCCTTTTCCTGGTTTATATACCATGCTAAAAATTCAGGACTAATTTTTTCACTAACAACTCGTATTATAAAGAAAACCGAAAGTGCAATAGCCGTATAATTCTTATTGAAAACCAAAGCATAATTGTTTGCTCCTTTCGTGATAAAAAGAATATCACCTTTTTGCAGGAACTGCTTTTGCGGTATTCCGGTACTTTTTATTCTATGGGGAGAACCGGAGATTTCGGTGTAATTGTTCTTAAGGTCTTTTAATTGAATAGCACAAACATCCCCTGAGAGGTCGTTCTCCACACGGCTCCGAACCGTGTGGCCAGAAAAAATTTCGACTATATCTTTTAATAACACTTGCATCAGAATTTGTTTGCTGAGGCAAATGTATATAATAGGCAATATGAAACAAATAAAATTAATCAGAATTTGTTTGCTGAATAATTAATATGCGAAATTCAATGGGGATTAAATTGATTCTGCTATAATGAAAAAGGCAAAAATTAGAATACATCCATGATAACCCGGAAAGAGTCCCGCAATAACTGCGGGATTGAAAAGCCTGAAGAATATCGGTATTCAAGCGCAAAAGATTATGCAGGTGAAAAAGGGTTGTTGGAAATGGAAATAGTAATGAGAAAATGGAAAACTTACAAATAGGCCAGAGGCCTTGTTAATATGGGCGTAGCGGGACGCTACGCTCAACAGAGGAGATACAGAATACACAGTGATGGATTATATTTTGTACACTAAGCACCAGCACACAATTCTGGCCCGGCAGCTTAGCCTTACGGGGGCTGATTTGCAGCGTTCTTGTCCACCGGCACAAAAGGGAATAGAAAGCACTGACTTTTCAAAATGCACCAAGCACTCCACTTGAGAGTATGCAGTGTTACGGCACGTTTTTTAATATTTGTAATTCAGTCCAATATTTAGGCCTATGATATTTGAAGGATTAAAGTCTAGATAATCTAATATAGGTGTTATAGAGTATCTAAAATTTGGTTCAACAAAAAAGTTTAGTCTTTCTGTTAAGTAAAATTCAGTCCCGAAAGAAAGAGAGATTTAATTCTGTTGATATTTTAAATTATTGTCTTCAAATATGTCAGTTGAGAAATCATTCCCATTTATCCGTCTGTCTTGTCTTTTAATACTAAAAGTTGTAAATGTCCCTGCTAATAAGTAAGCGTGGATCAAGCGGAAAAGTTGGGGGCTGCAAATTTCTAAGCATAAATATTTGCTAAT
The genomic region above belongs to Bacteroidota bacterium and contains:
- a CDS encoding restriction endonuclease subunit S — protein: MQVLLKDIVEIFSGHTVRSRVENDLSGDVCAIQLKDLKNNYTEISGSPHRIKSTGIPQKQFLQKGDILFITKGANNYALVFNKNYTAIALSVFFIIRVVSEKISPEFLAWYINQEKAQGYLHTGKEGTMITNINKATLENMNVDIPSKENQERITEIHNLWQKEIQISNDITNLRQKIIYNALIQISNGKI
- a CDS encoding virulence RhuM family protein yields the protein MEKFEILLYSTAEGDGHIEVFFENETFWLSQKKMAELFNVDVRTINEHLQNIFKSNELEEDSVIRKFRITASDGKNYNTNFYTLDAIIAVGYRVNSVEATRFRIWATKTLREFIIKGFVMDDERLKQGKNFGRDYFDELLERIREIRASERRFYQKITDIYSQCSIDYDPQAEITRTFYKTVQNKLHWAITGNTAAEIVKTRANSLKLNMGLSTWKNAPNGKILKSDVAVAKNYLNQQEIDELNRVVSMYLDYAENQTKKQVPMAMNDWVEKLDAFLSFNDYKVLKDAGKIRHKIAEKLAEKEYEKYRIIQDANFISDFDKEVKKLKGNKNKLS